A genome region from Chloroflexota bacterium includes the following:
- a CDS encoding thymidine kinase encodes MTAVSHHRYEGGWVEVICGSMFSGKTEELIRRVKRAVIAKQKVQVFKPSLDTRYVHEKVTSHSGAQFHATPVAEAADILKHLDPDTEVVAIDEAQFFDWAISEIANELANRGLRVIVAGLDMDFRGEPFGPMPVLMAQAEQVDKLQAICQQCGAPASRTQRLINGKPAAYDDPVILVGAEEVYEARCRVCHQVARPRAEA; translated from the coding sequence ATGACTGCCGTGTCTCACCATCGTTATGAAGGGGGCTGGGTTGAGGTTATCTGTGGTTCCATGTTCTCCGGCAAGACAGAAGAATTGATCCGCCGGGTCAAGCGCGCCGTGATTGCCAAACAGAAGGTACAGGTGTTCAAGCCAAGTCTAGATACACGCTACGTGCATGAGAAGGTAACCTCGCATAGTGGTGCGCAGTTTCATGCCACGCCCGTCGCAGAGGCTGCTGATATCTTAAAACATCTCGATCCAGATACGGAAGTAGTGGCAATTGATGAGGCGCAGTTCTTCGATTGGGCTATTTCCGAGATAGCAAACGAGTTGGCCAATCGTGGCTTGCGCGTCATCGTAGCCGGGTTGGACATGGATTTCCGGGGCGAGCCATTTGGCCCCATGCCCGTCCTGATGGCTCAGGCCGAACAGGTGGATAAACTGCAAGCGATTTGTCAGCAGTGTGGAGCGCCAGCCAGCCGTACCCAACGCCTCATCAATGGCAAACCTGCTGCTTATGATGACCCGGTGATTCTGGTGGGAGCTGAAGAGGTCTATGAGGCACGCTGCCGGGTGTGTCACCAAGTAGCTCGTCCCAGGGCAGAAGC